A genomic window from Ilyobacter polytropus DSM 2926 includes:
- a CDS encoding GGDEF domain-containing protein: MNLNINNSKILLDYLTEKTNNPIITLTKDLRIDQYNKAFEKLIDESEHIYNSFFEKTVGKLEVYSEKSIDENHVIKEISASYRSKSGSVTHLQGTLIKKIDETVIIFKNFMINESQIIDEISKMNIEMSNLTRELSKKNFQLKLANEKITKLLNTDFLTDLYNRKHFFERLEELVSLKKRKDCLNIGIIFADIDFFKTINDTYGHDTGDLVLIKFSQMLKESLRKEDIIARIGGEEFCIIVQCGTDNCLTNISEKLRKNCESMIFDNIDIKLTASFGATFYRVGEEIDSTIKRADENMYKAKDTGRNKVIFSL; the protein is encoded by the coding sequence ATGAATCTAAATATAAATAACAGCAAAATTTTATTGGATTATCTAACTGAAAAGACCAATAATCCTATAATTACACTGACAAAAGATCTTCGAATAGATCAGTATAACAAGGCTTTTGAAAAATTAATTGACGAATCTGAACATATATATAATAGTTTTTTTGAAAAGACCGTCGGAAAATTGGAAGTTTATTCTGAAAAATCGATTGACGAAAACCATGTCATAAAGGAGATCAGCGCAAGTTATAGATCTAAATCAGGGTCAGTAACACATCTTCAGGGAACACTAATAAAAAAAATTGATGAGACAGTTATAATTTTTAAAAATTTTATGATAAATGAGTCACAAATAATAGATGAAATTTCCAAAATGAATATAGAAATGTCTAATCTCACAAGGGAATTGTCAAAAAAAAATTTTCAGTTGAAGTTGGCCAACGAGAAAATAACAAAATTATTAAATACTGATTTTCTAACTGATCTTTATAACAGAAAACATTTTTTTGAACGTTTAGAAGAACTTGTATCATTGAAAAAAAGAAAAGATTGTCTCAATATCGGTATTATTTTTGCTGATATAGATTTTTTTAAGACTATTAATGACACTTACGGCCACGATACAGGGGATTTGGTCTTAATTAAATTCTCACAAATGCTAAAAGAAAGCCTCAGAAAGGAGGATATAATTGCAAGAATTGGAGGAGAGGAGTTCTGCATTATTGTTCAGTGCGGCACGGATAATTGCCTGACTAATATTTCTGAGAAACTACGAAAAAATTGTGAATCTATGATATTTGATAATATAGATATTAAACTTACAGCAAGTTTTGGAGCAACTTTTTACAGGGTTGGGGAAGAGATAGACAGCACAATAAAACGAGCAGATGAAAATATGTATAAGGCAAAAGATACTGGTAGAAATAAAGTTATATTTTCTTTATAA
- a CDS encoding NADH:flavin oxidoreductase, whose translation MNTIFSPYKIKNIDIKNRIVLPPMVRFSLVKKDGLVTKELVNWYEDVARNGVGLVIVEASCVASDGKLRPNQIGIWDDSFILGLSEISKVCHKWNVPAIIQIHHAGFKEEIATVDEKVLDKILDQFVEAFHRAKKCGFDGVEIHGAHTYLLSQLNSRLWNTREDKYGGNFEKRMYFNKELIERTKYLFDDNFILGYRMGGNEPHLEDGVEIARYLESIGVGLLHVSSGVPDPDYNSEIKIDIPEEFPLDWVIYLGTEIKKHVNIPVIGVRKVKTEKDASWLIENNYLDFVAIGRGLIARPHWMKWAEKQFKKRKNLNIEK comes from the coding sequence ATGAATACAATTTTTTCACCTTATAAAATAAAAAATATAGATATAAAAAACAGAATTGTACTTCCCCCTATGGTACGGTTTTCTCTGGTTAAAAAAGACGGACTTGTTACCAAAGAGCTCGTAAACTGGTATGAAGACGTAGCTAGAAATGGTGTAGGACTTGTAATCGTTGAAGCCTCCTGTGTGGCTTCTGATGGAAAGCTCCGTCCAAATCAGATTGGGATATGGGACGACAGTTTTATTCTAGGACTTTCTGAAATCTCCAAAGTCTGCCACAAATGGAATGTTCCTGCTATAATACAGATCCACCATGCAGGTTTTAAGGAAGAGATAGCAACTGTCGATGAGAAAGTCCTCGATAAAATACTAGACCAGTTTGTAGAAGCCTTTCATAGGGCAAAAAAATGCGGTTTTGACGGAGTTGAGATTCACGGGGCACACACCTACCTTCTCTCACAGTTAAATTCACGTCTTTGGAATACTCGGGAAGATAAATACGGGGGAAATTTCGAAAAAAGAATGTATTTTAACAAAGAGCTCATAGAGCGTACCAAATACCTTTTTGACGACAACTTTATTCTAGGTTACCGAATGGGTGGCAATGAGCCTCACCTTGAGGACGGTGTCGAGATAGCGCGTTATCTAGAGAGTATAGGGGTGGGTCTCCTTCATGTTTCCAGTGGAGTACCTGATCCTGACTATAATTCTGAAATCAAAATTGATATTCCAGAAGAATTTCCTCTTGACTGGGTTATTTATCTGGGAACTGAGATAAAAAAACATGTAAATATACCTGTTATAGGGGTTCGGAAAGTAAAGACAGAAAAAGATGCCAGTTGGCTTATCGAAAATAACTATTTGGATTTTGTGGCTATAGGACGAGGTCTCATTGCGAGGCCCCACTGGATGAAATGGGCAGAAAAGCAATTTAAAAAAAGAAAAAATCTGAATATAGAGAAATAA
- the ilvN gene encoding acetolactate synthase small subunit, protein MKYREILIIMNNKPGVLSKISGLFQKRGINIETITAGESYPADLVRMTVCGNWDEYTVHQIMAQAEKLFDVRFVKEFDDKKSVDRELALIKLKADDSRRAEIMQVTTIYRGNIVDVGRESLIIEITGGKDKIAGFLDYVETFGILEVARTGVTSMTRGSEM, encoded by the coding sequence ATGAAATACAGGGAAATACTTATAATAATGAACAATAAACCAGGGGTTTTAAGTAAAATATCGGGATTGTTTCAAAAGAGGGGAATCAATATAGAGACAATCACAGCAGGGGAAAGTTATCCTGCGGATCTTGTAAGAATGACAGTGTGTGGAAACTGGGATGAGTATACAGTCCATCAAATAATGGCTCAGGCAGAAAAACTTTTTGATGTGAGATTTGTAAAAGAGTTTGACGATAAAAAGAGTGTTGACAGGGAACTGGCTCTTATTAAACTGAAGGCTGACGATTCTAGAAGAGCTGAAATAATGCAGGTAACTACAATATATAGGGGAAATATTGTAGATGTTGGAAGAGAGAGCCTTATAATAGAGATTACAGGTGGGAAAGATAAAATCGCAGGTTTTCTTGACTATGTAGAAACTTTTGGAATTTTAGAAGTTGCAAGAACAGGTGTAACTAGCATGACAAGAGGAAGTGAAATGTAA
- the ilvB gene encoding biosynthetic-type acetolactate synthase large subunit encodes MSYKSFLKGSRIVLEVLKRMGVKDIFGYPGGAVIPIYDAFYDFEGIKHYLARHEQGATHAADGYARTTGKTGVCIATSGPGATNTVTGIMTAYMDSVPLLVITGQVPTSFLGRDSFQESDILGITSPITKHNYLVKDIEELPGILKEAYALTKKGRPGPVLVDIPKDIQMQEISMERFEELFSIHCEYVGNKYPKKYTSKEINSAVNLIKNANHPVFIIGGGVMNAGAAEETQKLLSKINAPSVATLMGLGGVPHNFPGHMGMIGMHGKVWANRCVNEADLVISLGMRFDDRIVGDPEKFAPHAKKIHVDIDAAEINKNVKIDLPLIGDAKDVLEDLLNAGIEADFSDWMEKCESYILDEDSLGDCLNQVSTIKYLGDILPDTSIVVTDVGQHQMFTAQHFKFKQPLSFCTSGGAGTMGYGLPAAIGAQVGNPDKRVISIIGDGGFQMNQQELIMLRQYNLPVKIFILNNGTLGMVRQWQELFNQKRYSEVILDVNPDFVKLAEANGLRGVRVNSVEELKQIEGMINDDQPLLVDVVVPRDCNVYPIIPAGKSFSETIIGE; translated from the coding sequence ATGAGTTATAAAAGCTTTTTAAAAGGGTCGAGAATTGTGCTAGAGGTTTTGAAAAGAATGGGTGTAAAGGATATATTTGGTTATCCTGGAGGAGCAGTTATTCCAATTTATGATGCTTTTTATGATTTTGAAGGTATAAAACATTATCTGGCAAGGCATGAGCAGGGTGCGACTCATGCTGCAGATGGTTATGCAAGAACTACTGGCAAAACAGGAGTGTGTATTGCAACTTCTGGGCCTGGAGCTACAAACACAGTCACAGGAATAATGACTGCATATATGGATTCAGTTCCTCTTTTGGTAATAACAGGACAAGTTCCTACAAGTTTTCTCGGAAGAGATTCTTTTCAGGAATCTGATATACTGGGAATAACTTCACCTATTACAAAACATAATTATCTTGTAAAAGATATAGAAGAGCTTCCTGGGATTCTGAAAGAGGCCTATGCACTGACAAAAAAGGGAAGACCGGGACCTGTACTTGTTGACATTCCAAAAGATATACAGATGCAGGAGATCTCAATGGAAAGGTTTGAAGAATTATTTTCAATTCACTGTGAATACGTTGGAAATAAATATCCCAAAAAATATACATCAAAAGAGATAAATTCTGCTGTGAATCTTATAAAAAATGCAAATCATCCTGTATTTATAATAGGCGGCGGTGTCATGAATGCAGGAGCGGCAGAAGAAACTCAAAAGCTGCTGTCAAAAATAAATGCACCTAGTGTAGCTACTCTAATGGGTCTTGGGGGAGTTCCACATAATTTTCCTGGACATATGGGGATGATAGGTATGCACGGGAAGGTATGGGCTAATAGGTGTGTAAATGAGGCGGATTTAGTAATTTCCCTTGGTATGAGATTTGATGACAGAATAGTTGGGGATCCAGAAAAATTTGCACCTCACGCAAAAAAAATACATGTGGATATAGATGCTGCAGAAATAAATAAAAATGTTAAGATAGACCTTCCACTAATAGGAGATGCCAAGGATGTATTAGAGGACCTTCTTAATGCAGGTATAGAGGCTGACTTTTCCGATTGGATGGAAAAGTGTGAGTCTTATATACTAGATGAGGATTCACTAGGAGACTGTCTAAATCAGGTCAGTACCATCAAGTATCTAGGAGATATTTTACCAGATACAAGTATAGTGGTTACTGATGTTGGACAGCACCAGATGTTTACAGCTCAGCATTTTAAATTTAAACAACCTCTTTCATTTTGTACATCTGGGGGTGCTGGGACTATGGGATACGGACTTCCTGCAGCTATAGGAGCACAGGTGGGGAATCCTGACAAAAGGGTAATCTCTATAATAGGAGACGGTGGATTTCAGATGAATCAGCAAGAACTTATTATGTTGAGGCAGTATAATCTTCCTGTAAAGATTTTTATACTTAACAACGGAACATTGGGAATGGTTAGACAATGGCAGGAACTTTTTAATCAAAAGAGATATTCAGAAGTAATTCTGGATGTAAATCCTGATTTTGTAAAACTTGCAGAGGCAAATGGCTTAAGAGGAGTAAGGGTAAATAGTGTAGAGGAACTAAAGCAGATTGAAGGGATGATAAATGATGACCAGCCTCTTCTTGTGGACGTGGTAGTTCCTAGAGATTGCAATGTATATCCGATAATACCAGCAGGTAAGTCTTTTTCAGAAACGATAATAGGGGAGTGA
- the pyrE gene encoding orotate phosphoribosyltransferase gives MDRAKQVAKVLLDTEAVRLNVKEPFTYVSGIKSPIYCDNRKVIGYPEGRKIVVEGFVELLQNKKYDVVAGTATAGIPWAAFIAEKLDIPMSYIRSKKKEHGAGKQIEGADLKGKRVIVIEDLISTGGSSIKAVEAAREAGAAHVEVLAIFSYEFEKAAKSFEDAKCECQTISSFSTLINLAENDNYLNSEEAEIAMKWNKNPNEWGR, from the coding sequence ATGGATAGAGCAAAACAAGTAGCGAAAGTACTTTTAGATACAGAGGCAGTGAGGTTAAATGTAAAGGAGCCTTTCACTTATGTATCTGGAATCAAGAGTCCTATTTATTGTGACAACAGAAAAGTGATAGGCTATCCAGAAGGGAGAAAAATAGTTGTAGAAGGTTTTGTAGAACTTCTCCAAAATAAAAAATATGATGTAGTTGCAGGTACTGCTACAGCGGGAATACCTTGGGCAGCATTTATTGCTGAAAAGCTAGATATACCTATGTCATACATAAGATCAAAGAAAAAAGAGCATGGAGCAGGGAAACAGATAGAAGGAGCTGACTTAAAAGGGAAAAGAGTAATAGTTATAGAAGATCTAATCTCTACCGGTGGAAGTTCTATAAAAGCTGTGGAGGCAGCTAGAGAAGCTGGGGCAGCTCATGTGGAAGTGCTTGCAATATTTTCTTATGAGTTTGAAAAAGCTGCTAAGAGTTTTGAAGATGCAAAATGTGAATGTCAAACAATATCAAGCTTTTCAACTCTCATAAATCTTGCAGAAAATGATAACTACCTAAACTCAGAAGAAGCTGAAATAGCTATGAAATGGAATAAAAATCCCAATGAATGGGGTAGATAA
- a CDS encoding dihydroorotase: MLIKNARLVLENGEETLRDILVSKGKIAEISKEISIEDAIKKVFKTDTHLVRMDYLDLEGRYLIPGVVDPHVHMRDPGLTHKESATTGSMACAKGGVTTFLDMPNTIPATITEEILDDKRDIFKNKTYVDYGFHFGAAGDNNSQEIKNVKNTASTKVFLNISTGKMMVENDEILNEIFSSSEIVSVHAEEEMVKKAISLSKKNKNRLYLCHLSLVEEVEELKKAKEEGMKVYGEVTPHHLFLNTNNRDENEQNSKLLIMKPELKRDKDNEKLWDALNNGIIDTVGTDHAPHLLSEKMEKTTFGIPGVEHSLEIMLKGIKEGKISMKRLIEVMSKNPAEIFNIKNKGKIKVGYDADFVEIDMNQERVIKREEVISKCGWSPYEGIKTGGTVLTTIVRGEIVYKNGNFKNKIGREVEFNG, encoded by the coding sequence ATGCTGATAAAAAACGCCAGGCTGGTACTGGAAAACGGAGAAGAGACTCTGAGAGATATACTGGTATCAAAGGGTAAAATAGCAGAGATATCCAAGGAGATAAGTATAGAGGATGCTATAAAAAAAGTATTTAAGACTGATACTCACCTTGTAAGAATGGACTACCTAGACCTTGAGGGAAGATACCTCATCCCTGGAGTAGTGGATCCTCATGTTCATATGAGGGATCCAGGTCTGACTCATAAAGAAAGTGCGACTACTGGATCTATGGCTTGTGCTAAGGGCGGGGTTACTACCTTTTTAGATATGCCTAACACTATTCCTGCTACAATAACTGAAGAAATCCTTGATGACAAAAGAGATATATTTAAAAATAAAACTTATGTAGATTATGGTTTTCATTTTGGTGCAGCAGGAGACAACAACAGTCAAGAAATAAAAAATGTAAAAAATACAGCTTCAACAAAGGTATTTTTGAATATTTCTACTGGTAAGATGATGGTTGAAAATGATGAAATCTTAAATGAAATTTTTTCATCGTCTGAAATAGTAAGTGTCCATGCAGAGGAAGAGATGGTAAAAAAAGCCATTTCTCTTTCTAAGAAAAATAAAAATAGACTTTATCTCTGCCATCTGTCTTTAGTAGAAGAGGTAGAGGAGTTGAAGAAAGCAAAAGAGGAAGGAATGAAAGTATACGGAGAAGTAACTCCTCATCATCTTTTTCTGAATACCAACAACAGGGATGAAAACGAACAAAACAGTAAGTTGCTTATAATGAAACCTGAGCTTAAAAGGGATAAAGACAACGAAAAGCTGTGGGATGCCCTTAATAACGGAATAATTGATACAGTGGGAACCGATCATGCTCCTCACCTTCTGTCTGAAAAAATGGAAAAGACGACCTTTGGAATTCCAGGAGTAGAACATTCTTTGGAGATAATGTTGAAAGGCATAAAGGAAGGTAAGATAAGCATGAAAAGGCTTATAGAGGTTATGAGCAAAAATCCTGCTGAAATCTTTAATATAAAAAACAAAGGTAAAATAAAAGTCGGCTATGATGCAGACTTTGTAGAGATAGACATGAATCAAGAGAGAGTTATAAAAAGAGAAGAAGTCATCTCTAAGTGTGGGTGGAGTCCGTATGAAGGAATTAAAACAGGAGGGACTGTGCTGACAACTATTGTCAGAGGCGAGATAGTATATAAAAATGGAAATTTTAAAAATAAAATCGGAAGGGAAGTGGAGTTTAATGGATAG
- the pyrF gene encoding orotidine-5'-phosphate decarboxylase: MNAKDRLIVALDFPTIEEAKGLVEVLGESVSVYKVGLEMFLNSKGEAVDYLSSLGKKVFLDLKFHDIPNTTMMASVFAAKQNVFMFNVHAAGGRKMMKSVSEEVKKINPDALAIAVTVLTSFSDDEIKELYQTEHSIKELAMHWAKVTKESGMDGVVCSPWEASAIKEKCGKDFKTICPGVRPKWAAANDQQRIMTPKDAILKGCDYLVVGRPITKADDPVNAAELVLGEIKEGLAEAKVC; the protein is encoded by the coding sequence ATGAATGCTAAAGACAGACTTATAGTGGCACTAGACTTTCCGACAATAGAGGAAGCAAAGGGTTTAGTAGAAGTATTGGGAGAATCGGTCTCTGTATATAAGGTAGGACTTGAAATGTTTCTAAATTCCAAAGGAGAAGCCGTAGATTATCTCAGTTCTCTTGGAAAAAAGGTTTTTTTAGATCTTAAATTTCACGATATACCGAATACAACTATGATGGCGTCTGTCTTTGCAGCAAAACAGAATGTCTTTATGTTTAATGTTCATGCTGCAGGTGGTCGAAAGATGATGAAGAGTGTTTCTGAAGAGGTCAAGAAGATAAATCCAGATGCTTTAGCCATTGCTGTAACTGTCCTCACAAGTTTCTCTGATGACGAGATAAAAGAACTTTATCAGACAGAGCATTCTATTAAAGAACTTGCGATGCACTGGGCAAAGGTAACCAAAGAAAGCGGAATGGACGGAGTTGTCTGCTCTCCTTGGGAAGCATCGGCTATAAAAGAAAAATGCGGAAAAGACTTTAAGACTATCTGCCCAGGTGTAAGACCCAAATGGGCTGCGGCAAATGATCAGCAGAGGATCATGACTCCTAAAGATGCCATATTAAAGGGGTGTGACTATCTGGTGGTAGGAAGACCTATAACCAAGGCTGATGATCCTGTAAATGCTGCTGAACTTGTCTTAGGTGAGATAAAAGAAGGTCTGGCAGAGGCGAAGGTATGCTGA
- a CDS encoding dihydroorotate dehydrogenase: MNRLKTNFVGLDLKNPIMTASGCFGFGLEYKDYFDPNELGAVVVKGLTLEPRDGNSGTRIAETPGGMLNSVGLENPGIDHFENVITKEIDGKITSPIITNINGRTIEEYVEIAKRVESIEAVKAIELNISCPNVKDGGMAFGARPEVAGAVTKAVKEVTTKPVIVKLSPNVTDIVAIAKIVEENGADAVALINTLLGMSIDIKKKKPVLGNIFGGLSGPAVKPVALRMIYQVSQAVKIPVLGMGGISSVNDAIEFLMAGASAISLGTGIFMNPILPLEIKEGLEKYCIENNIDNISEIVGAAHPNK, translated from the coding sequence TTGAATAGATTGAAAACTAATTTTGTAGGTTTGGATTTGAAAAATCCCATAATGACAGCATCAGGATGCTTTGGATTTGGCCTTGAGTATAAAGATTATTTTGATCCTAACGAACTGGGAGCAGTAGTTGTAAAAGGCCTTACATTAGAACCTAGAGACGGAAACTCTGGTACAAGAATAGCTGAAACTCCAGGAGGAATGCTGAACTCTGTAGGGCTTGAAAACCCTGGGATAGATCATTTTGAGAATGTGATAACAAAAGAGATAGATGGGAAGATAACTAGTCCTATTATAACTAACATAAACGGTAGAACCATCGAGGAATATGTGGAGATAGCAAAGAGAGTGGAAAGTATAGAGGCCGTAAAGGCAATAGAGCTAAATATCTCTTGCCCCAATGTAAAAGACGGTGGGATGGCCTTTGGTGCTAGACCTGAAGTGGCAGGGGCAGTGACTAAGGCGGTAAAAGAGGTAACGACTAAGCCAGTAATAGTTAAACTTTCTCCTAATGTTACAGATATAGTAGCGATAGCAAAGATTGTAGAAGAAAACGGGGCAGATGCAGTGGCTCTCATCAACACCCTTTTAGGGATGTCTATCGATATAAAGAAAAAGAAGCCTGTTTTAGGGAATATATTCGGAGGCCTTTCAGGTCCTGCAGTAAAGCCTGTAGCCCTTAGAATGATATATCAGGTTTCACAGGCTGTAAAAATACCGGTACTTGGTATGGGCGGCATAAGCAGTGTAAATGACGCAATAGAATTTTTAATGGCAGGTGCATCTGCAATATCCCTAGGGACAGGAATATTTATGAATCCAATACTTCCTCTAGAGATTAAAGAGGGCCTTGAAAAATACTGCATTGAAAATAATATAGATAACATATCAGAGATTGTAGGAGCAGCACATCCAAATAAATAG
- a CDS encoding dihydroorotate dehydrogenase electron transfer subunit, with the protein MFLEDGVIIENKNMGDNYYLMKVKAVKSAVAAKAGQFYMIKCHNGIRILGRPISIHYADQENHMLEFYYEVIGEGTKEFTNYKIGEEIRLQGPLGTGFDTELKGKKILVVGGGMGMAPLKYLVESVKNKNTVTIIAAGRDVGAVRIADNYHFPKEDIVFATDDGTVGLKGNAVDAMKELLSKEKYDIVYTCGPHKMMEAVARVASEHNMRCQISLEEKMACGVKACVGCSIKTKEGMKRVCADGPVFEAEVIVDVNPKENTGCSCGK; encoded by the coding sequence ATGTTTTTAGAAGACGGGGTAATCATAGAAAACAAAAATATGGGAGATAACTACTATCTTATGAAAGTAAAGGCGGTAAAATCAGCTGTCGCAGCCAAAGCAGGACAGTTTTACATGATAAAGTGCCATAACGGGATAAGAATATTAGGAAGGCCAATAAGTATACATTATGCAGATCAGGAAAATCATATGCTTGAATTTTATTATGAAGTAATAGGTGAAGGAACTAAGGAATTTACCAATTATAAGATCGGTGAAGAGATTAGATTACAGGGGCCTTTAGGTACAGGCTTTGATACAGAGCTAAAGGGAAAGAAGATTCTCGTAGTAGGTGGAGGAATGGGTATGGCTCCTCTGAAATACTTGGTGGAATCAGTAAAAAATAAGAATACCGTTACAATAATCGCAGCGGGAAGAGACGTCGGTGCAGTGAGAATAGCAGACAACTACCACTTCCCAAAAGAGGATATAGTCTTTGCCACTGATGACGGTACTGTGGGATTGAAGGGAAATGCAGTAGATGCGATGAAAGAACTTCTTTCTAAAGAAAAATATGATATTGTGTATACATGTGGACCTCATAAAATGATGGAGGCAGTTGCCAGGGTAGCGTCAGAACACAATATGAGATGTCAGATATCCCTAGAGGAAAAAATGGCCTGTGGAGTGAAGGCCTGCGTAGGATGCTCTATAAAAACTAAAGAGGGAATGAAAAGAGTTTGTGCAGACGGGCCTGTATTTGAGGCTGAGGTAATTGTGGACGTAAATCCTAAAGAAAATACAGGATGCAGCTGCGGAAAATAA
- the pyrI gene encoding aspartate carbamoyltransferase regulatory subunit codes for MELQINAIENGTVIDHIDSEKTLEIMNLLELNKEQGTIMVAFNLESKKQGKKGIIKIDGRILKDEEIEKISILAPMASINIIKNYKVVEKKMVEIPDIINDVIKCHNQKCVTNFEKVPTKFYKEGKKYRCAYCETSIKKNNIILK; via the coding sequence ATGGAACTTCAGATAAATGCAATTGAAAACGGAACGGTAATAGATCATATAGACTCAGAGAAAACTCTGGAAATAATGAATCTTTTGGAACTAAATAAAGAACAAGGGACAATAATGGTAGCTTTTAATCTAGAGAGTAAAAAACAGGGAAAAAAAGGGATAATAAAAATAGATGGAAGAATATTGAAAGACGAGGAGATAGAAAAAATATCCATTTTAGCTCCAATGGCATCTATAAATATAATAAAGAATTATAAGGTAGTGGAAAAGAAAATGGTTGAAATTCCAGATATCATCAACGATGTTATAAAATGCCATAATCAAAAATGTGTTACAAATTTTGAAAAAGTACCTACTAAATTCTACAAAGAAGGTAAAAAATACAGATGTGCTTATTGTGAGACAAGTATTAAGAAAAATAATATAATTTTGAAATAA
- the pyrB gene encoding aspartate carbamoyltransferase — translation MKNIISLRDLKKEDILGILEVAEKLEKNPKPELLKDKIVSTLFFEPSTRTRLSFCSAAQRLGARVLGFDSPDATSLKKGESLKDTVRMAEAYSDVIVMRHYLDGAARLAAEATVRPVINAGDGSNQHPSQTLLDLYTIKKEMGKLDNLKVALVGDLKYGRTVHSLTKALSHFNAELYFIAPDSLQMPEYILEDLDKAGIKYHILEDFREVLKEIDVFYMTRIQGERFPDEEEYQKVKGVYIINRENILGKCKENMIIMHPLPRVDEISTDLDNTRHALYFRQASNGVPVRMAMLAIVLGRDNQI, via the coding sequence ATGAAGAATATAATTTCACTGAGAGATTTAAAAAAAGAGGATATATTAGGGATTTTAGAAGTTGCTGAAAAACTGGAAAAAAATCCAAAGCCTGAACTTTTGAAGGACAAAATCGTATCAACACTTTTCTTTGAGCCTTCTACGAGAACAAGACTTTCATTCTGTTCTGCGGCACAAAGGTTGGGTGCAAGAGTTCTAGGGTTCGATTCTCCAGATGCAACATCACTGAAAAAGGGTGAATCTCTCAAAGATACAGTGAGAATGGCAGAAGCTTATTCTGATGTAATCGTAATGAGACACTATCTAGACGGAGCAGCTAGGCTGGCTGCCGAGGCGACAGTGAGACCTGTTATAAATGCAGGGGACGGATCAAATCAGCATCCAAGTCAGACCCTGCTAGACCTCTATACCATAAAAAAAGAAATGGGCAAGTTAGACAACCTGAAAGTGGCTCTTGTAGGAGACTTGAAATACGGCAGAACCGTCCACTCCCTCACAAAGGCATTATCACATTTTAATGCAGAGCTGTACTTTATAGCACCTGATTCTCTGCAGATGCCTGAATACATACTAGAAGACTTAGATAAAGCAGGAATAAAATATCACATACTTGAAGATTTCAGAGAGGTTTTAAAAGAGATAGACGTCTTTTATATGACAAGGATTCAAGGAGAAAGATTCCCAGATGAAGAAGAATATCAAAAGGTAAAGGGAGTTTACATAATAAACAGAGAAAATATTTTGGGGAAGTGCAAAGAAAATATGATAATAATGCATCCTCTTCCTAGAGTAGATGAAATATCCACTGACCTTGATAATACAAGGCATGCCCTTTATTTCAGGCAGGCTTCAAATGGTGTACCAGTCAGAATGGCAATGCTGGCAATTGTCTTAGGAAGAGATAATCAAATTTAG